A portion of the Choristoneura fumiferana chromosome 6, NRCan_CFum_1, whole genome shotgun sequence genome contains these proteins:
- the LOC141428653 gene encoding polyglutamylase complex subunit TTLL1-like: MNQEAKKIATSLYGRVNIPAVERCRVNFCTDLEKSVLLSNFERRGWSQVGPDDEWNFYWASTQTCRNLFSVESGYRMNDNQMINHFPNHYELSRKDLLVKNIKRYRKELEREGSLLAEKAEVALPGGLIVTRFIHLDFVPVTFVLPADYNMFVEEYRKSPQSTWIMKPCGKSQGTGIFLINKLSKLKKWSREAKTPFHPQLSKESYVISRYIDNPLLIGGKKFDLRLYVLVTSFRPLKAYLFQLGFCRFCTVKYDTSVTELDNMYVHLTNVSVQKHGGDYNSIHGGKMSVENLRLYLEGTRGRAVTEKLFAAMQWLIVHSLKAVAPVMANDRHCFECYGYDIIIDNQLKPWLVEVNASPSLTSTTVNDRILKYKLIDNILSVVLPPDGVPDVRWNKLPNAEALGSFELLIDEELIEKDEPTAGGRGGKNNKFK, encoded by the coding sequence ATGAATCAGGAAGCGAAGAAAATAGCCACTAGCCTGTACGGCAGAGTGAACATACCAGCTGTTGAAAGGTGCCGCGTTAACTTTTGCACGGATTTAGAAAAGTCGGTTTTGCTGAGTAACTTTGAGCGGCGCGGCTGGAGCCAAGTGGGGCCCGATGACGAGTGGAACTTCTACTGGGCATCCACGCAAACTTGCAGAAATTTGTTCAGTGTCGAGAGTGGGTACAGGATGAATGACAATCAAATGATAAATCACTTTCCGAACCATTACGAGCTTTCAAGGAAAGATTTGcttgttaaaaatatcaaaagatATCGCAAGGAACTCGAGAGGGAAGGGAGTTTACTAGCAGAAAAGGCAGAAGTAGCATTGCCGGGTGGTCTGATAGTCACTCGTTTCATTCACCTCGATTTCGTGCCGGTAACTTTTGTTCTACCAGCGGATTACAACATGTTCGTGGAGGAATATCGCAAGTCACCGCAAAGCACTTGGATCATGAAGCCGTGTGGAAAATCACAGGGCACCGGaatttttctaataaataaactatcgAAGCTGAAAAAATGGTCCCGTGAAGCGAAAACACCCTTCCATCCGCAGCTGAGTAAAGAGAGCTACGTCATTTCCCGGTATATAGACAACCCTCTTCTGATAGGAGGCAAAAAGTTCGATTTGAGACTTTACGTGTTAGTCACATCTTTCCGTCCTCTAAAAGCTTATCTTTTCCAACTCGGCTTTTGTAGATTTTGCACAGTAAAGTACGATACGAGTGTGACAGAGTTAGACAACATGTACGTGCATCTTACTAACGTGAGCGTTCAGAAACACGGTGGTGATTATAACAGTATTCACGGAGGCAAAATGAGCGTTGAGAATTTGAGACTATATTTGGAGGGTACTAGGGGTAGAGCGGTTACGGAGAAGTTGTTTGCTGCAATGCAGTGGCTCATTGTGCATTCGTTGAAGGCCGTTGCACCAGTAATGGCTAACGACAGACACTGCTTCGAATGCTACGGGTATGACATCATCATAGATAACCAGCTGAAACCTTGGTTGGTGGAAGTCAATGCTTCACCGTCATTGACTTCTACTACAGTAAACGATAGAATTCTTAAGTACAAGTTGATAGACAATATTTTGTCTGTAGTTTTGCCTCCAGATGGAGTGCCGGATGTACGCTGGAATAAATTGCCGAACGCTGAAGCTTTAGGAAGTTTCGAGTTACTAATAGACGAGGAATTGATAGAGAAAGACGAACCTACAGCCGGAGGCCGTGGGGGTAAAAACAACAAGTTTAAGTAA